In the genome of Microcoleus vaginatus PCC 9802, the window TCTCTTTCTTCACTGCCATCACCAGAAACAAATTCAAGTACAATCCGAGGCGGCATTAATTCCTGCCACATTACATAGGAGCGGCGAAGATTTCCGTCAAGAGTTGGCGGCACGTCGGGCACGTAAAACCAATCAGGTGCTTCGGCTCCTCTTTCTGGCGGTTCTGGGGGCCTGGCCACTCGCCAGTAAATACCGGAATCTTGACCGATGCAGTATTGTCCGTCGGGATGAATTTGGTCTAAAATGGGTCGAATTGATGTTGTTAACAGGATGCTTTGAGGATGTTCTTGAAAGTTTTTCACAAAAGTACCGTCGGAGTCTGGTAATTGAGTGTGGTCTGGGAAATCTGTGGCTATAATTTCGGCTTTTTCGGTGACACTCATGTTGACCTCTTGAATGTTTAAAGATTATACTTATAAGTGGTGACGTAGAGATTAATAATGCTATTAGGTCATTGGAAACCTCCGATTGCTATATAGAAAGTTTTCAGAAATATGAGTAAGTACAAATTAATTATTTTTGACTTCGACGGCACCTTAGCAATTACTCACAAAGCTATTGTATTTTGCTTTACCAAAACTTTTGAAACTTTCCATATTGCCCCGCCTGCTGCTGATACTATTATAGGTACGATAGGCATCAATTTACCAAATTCTTTTAAAATCCTCCATCCGGCGATCGAGGAAAGCGCAATTCCCGAATGGGTTGAAACTTACCGCTCTTATTATCGGACTGAAGGTGAAAAGCAGGTAGATTTATTTCCCGGGACAAAGCAAATGTTGCAGTTGGTGAGCAAGTCTGGCTTGAGCCTGGGACTTTTTAGCAACAAACACGTTAGTTTTGTTAATTTGTTCCTGAGAACTTTGAAGATTCACAGTTTTTTTGATTTAATTTTAGGTGATAACGGAGAAATAATTCCGAAACCTAATCCGACTGTTTTTCACTCGATTATTAAACCGCTGTTCCCGGAATTGGATAACAGTCAAATTTTAATGGTTGGCGATACAGCGATTGATTTGCTGTTTGCTAAAAATGCTGGGATAGATGTTTGTTGGGCGGCTTACGGATATGGCGATCGCGCTCAGTGTCTCGCCCTAGAACCGACTTTCGCGATCGACGATATTTCAGAACTTGCTGTGTTCGTTCAAAATTAATTTTTCCTCGGTTTGTTTGAGAGAAGAGTTTGAATCATTTAACTAAAAAGTATTTAATTAATTTATTTTTACTAGAGCCGGATGAGGAATTTTTTATTTAATTAAAAAAATAAATGCCCGAACTTGTAATCCGCCCAAACCCTGCCAAGCAAACCATACCAAAGATAGAGTGATCCCTGGAACAGCTATTATAAATTAACAAGTAGGATTCCTTTGAAGGTAGAAGGCACAAGGCAGAAGCAAAGAGGAAAAAAACGAGGGAAGCCAGATTTTTTTTAGGTAGGATTTACCGCCCAAATGCTGCATAATAGCCTTCTAACTTCTGCCTGTGGAAAACAGGCAATTCTGTTAAAGTCTAGGGTGTGCTGCCAGTCGGGATCTACAATAAACTCAATTTATAGAAACTCATGCAGATCGATATAAGCATTCCTTCTGAAACGCTATCGCCGGCTCGTACTGGCGGCACACCGAATTTAATAGAAGAAGTATTTCGGCTGTACGATCGCGCCCTGGCAGCTACCAGCAACGGCATCGCGATCGCGGACGCTACCCGGCCGGACAAGCCTATAGTGTACTGCAACGGGGCTTTCGAGCGGATTACAGGCTACGATCGCAGCGAAATAATCGGGCAGAACTGCCGCTTCCTGCAAGGCCCGGATACCGATGGCGCTGCCGTCGATCAAATCCGTGTGGCCCTGAAAGAACAGCATGACTGCAAAGTAGTTCTGAAAAACTACCGCAAAGACGGCACCCCTTTCTGGAACGAACTCACCATCTCGCCGGTGCGCGACAGCAGCGGGATCGTCACCCACTTCATCGGCGTCCAAGCTGATATCACCGATCGTAAACAAGCAGAAGAAGCCCTCAAACAAGCCGAGGCAAAATACCGCAGCATCTTTGAAAACGCCACCGAAGGCATATTTCAAACCGCCCCAGACGGGCGCTACCTCAGCGCCAACCAGGCACTCGCCCGAATGTACGGCTACGATTCCCCGTCAGAACTGATCGCAAAATGTTCGGCAAAAAACCTTTACGCCGATCGCACCCGCCGCGCTTCCTTCATTGCAGAAATCAGCAAAAATGGCTCCCTGAAAGAGTTTGAGTCCTGCGTCCGCCGCAAAGACGGCAGCACTACCTGGATCTCGGAAAACGTGCGCGAAGTCCGCGGCGAAGGCGGCGAACTCCTTTACTACGAAGGAACCGTCGCCGAAATCGCCGCCCGCAAACAAGCCGAAGCAGCGCTGCGAAATCAACAATACTGGCTGAAAACCGCGATTAACGCCGTGCCCGACGCGATCAACCTCACAGACAGCGAGGGGCGCTGGCTGATTGCCAACGACTGCGCCCTCCAACTTTTGGGCTGGGAAACCTCAGACTACCAGGGTAAAACTACTGCCGAACTAGCTGCCGCCGCCGATCCGAGAGTTAGAGAAATCCTGCTAACTTGGCAGGAAACCGACGAAACCACCTGGGAAGCAGGCACTCTTACCTCCAGCCGCCAAATTGTCTCCTTGCCCACAGGCGGCAGCAATTTGTTTGAAGTGCGGAAAGTGCCGCTGTTCAACCCCGACGGTTCGCGCAAAGGTTTGGCAGTGGCGGGGCGGGACATCACCCAGGAAGTGGAAGCGGACGCAGCTTTGCGAGACAGCGAACAGCGGTTTCGGGCAATTTTTGAACGCGCTGCGATCGGCATGGTAGTCGCTACCCTCGAAGGTGTTGCGATCGCCACTAATCCGGCCTTTCAAGCTATGCTAGGGCGATCGGAAGCTCAACTGCGGGGTGTCGGCCTCGACGACTGCGCGCACCCAGAAGACGCACCAGTTTCGCGCCAGTTGCGCCAACAGTTGGTCGCGGGCTCCCGCGAAGCTTACCAAATCGAGAAGCGCTACCTCCGCCAAGACGGCAGCATCAGGTGGGGACGCCTCAGCGCCTCTGTCATCGACAGCAGTCAGGGAACGCCACAGTTTATTTTGCAAATGGTAGAGGATATTACCGATCGCAAACAAGCCGAGTCAGCTTTGTTCCAAAATGAGGCTAAGTGGCGATCGCTAATTCTCAATAGTTCCGACATCATTACTATTCTCGACGCCAGTGGTCACATTGTTTACGAAAGCCCGTCTGTAGAAAGAGTTTTAGGCTACGAACCCTATGAACTCGCCGGTCAAATTGCTCTCGATTTGATCCACCCGGACGACCTGCCCTCGGTGATTTCCGACGGCGAAAAACTGATCGCAAATCCAGGCGATCCGATCGCCCTAGAAGGTCGGTTCCGGCGCGCTGACGGTTCTTGGTGTTTTCTTGAAGGTGTCGGCATCAACTTGCTAGCAGACCCCGCTGTGAAAGGAATTGTGATCAACTCCCGCGACATGACGGCGCGCAGGCAAGCAGAGTACCGCCTCAGCAAAATCAACGAGTGCTTTTTGGGATTCACCACCGACGCCGCTGAGAACATCCAGCGTCTGACATCCTTAGCCGGCGAGCTTTTGGGGGGAAGCAGCGCCATTTACAGCCGCTTAGGTGGCGGACTGCTGCACGCAATCACGACTTGGCAAGCGCCGCCGGACTACCCGCTGGTCGATCGCGCCGAGGGCCACATCTGCACCGACGTATGCAGCAAAGGAAGCGATCGGGCTGTTGCCATTCCTGACTTGCAGAACACGATCTACGCCCAAACCGATCCCGCTGTCATCCGCTACCAACTGCAAAGCTATCTGGGACAAGCAGTGCGGCTGGGCGACAATTATGTGGGTGCGGTGTGCGTTGTCTACACCGAGTCGATCGCGCCCACAGAAGCCGACTGCAAGCTGATCGGAATTATTGCCGGGGCGATCGGAGTTGAGGAAGAACGGGCCGCCGCCGCCGATCGCGATCGACAAAAATCCCAAGAACTGCAAACAGCTTTGAGCGACTTGCAGCAAACTCAAATGCAGTTAGTACAAACCGAAAAAATGTCTTCCCTCGGACAGGTGCTAGCAGGAATTGCCCACGAAATTAACAACCCAGTTGGCTTTGTCGCTGGCAACCTCTGCCACGTCCGAGGCTACGTTCTAGACTTATTAGAAATCGTACAGGTGTATCGAGAAGAGTACCCGAATCCCCCAGCAAAACTTCAGCAACAAGCCGATGATATAGACTTAGAATTTCTAGCAGAAGACCTGCCCAAGTTGCTCAGTTCGATGCAGACAGGATGCGAGCGCATTGTAGAAATTATTCAAACTCTTCGCAATTTCTCGCGGGCAGACGAAGCTAAAATCAAGACTGCCGACATTCACGAAGGTTTAGAAAGTACCTTGTTAATGTTGAACACCCGGCTGAAAGCCAAGGCAAAATGGCAGGGCATTAAAGTGATCAAAGAATACGGAGAACTGCCGCAAATAAACTGTCATCCCGGACTGTTAAATCAGGTATTTATGAATGTATTGGCAAATGCGATCGACGCCTTGGAAGAAAGCAGCAGCCAAGCCAAAGACACTGCAAATTCTATCTGTCCTACTATTACCATTCAAACTGAAACGATTGATGACAAGAGCATTTTAATTCGGATCAAAGACAACGGTCAGGGCATTCCCGAAGATCAGATTGTGCGTTTGTTTGACCCGTTTTTTACCACAAAACCCGTAGGTAAAGGCACAGGTTTGGGTTTATCAATTTCGCACCAAATTGTCGTTGAAAAACACAACGGCAAATTGCAGTGCCTCTCAGAACCCGGTAAAGGCACTGAATTTATCATCGAAATTCCAATTCGTTGACATCAGGACGACGCTAATCAGGATCTCATGCTTGATATGATGGGTATTTATCCGAATCCGCTTTAAAAACCCCTTGATAAGACTGGTTGAAACCGCTCCTACCTAATCGAAGTTCGAGTCCAGACTGACTAAGAAATCAACGGGGTATTTAAGCCGGATTTGGTATTAGACGAACATGAGAGGCAACAAGTGGTTTGATATCAAATCTGTTAGCATCGTAATTATTCCTACCTCTTCTTTTCATCTGCGGGAATCAGCGCCAAGCCATTGTCATGTGCGGTGAATAAATTCTCTTTTTTTAACCGCAGCTACAGGCAGATAAACACACATTAACGTAGATGAATTCTATCAATTTCGGTTGCACCCTCCATGCGTGAGTGTTGACTGTTGACTGGATTTGACTATTCCGAGGCAACCGGAATTGATATAACACCCTACCCTAACGCGGTAAGGTTTTTCAGGCGTACCTTACATATAGCAGTTTTCAACTTAATCAGGTAATCTACACTCAGGGCCCCCTTACCCATTATTAATGTGTACCTGACTTAACTGAAAAATATTATAGCAATCCTAAATCATTTGTGAATTTCTTACTTCCTACCCTTGGTAAGGGGAGGGTTGGGGTGGGGTAAAAAATTTATGACTCATTGAGGATTGCTATATAATTATGTTCAACTCAGCCCTAATTTAATTAAAAACTAAACTGCGTCCGCAAATTGCCCACAAAAATTGTCGGGTTGTTATCGAAATTATTGGCATTCCAGATCGCATAAAATGCTGGCACGATCGAAATATAGTCGGTGAGAGGCAAATAATAAGTTGCCTCTATTTCGTACTGCGTGCCGCCATTCCCTCCGCCAGAAACCAGAAACCTCCGACCGCCAGTAAAGTCAAAAGGTACTAAATATGACACCGTAAGCAAAGCTCCTTCTTTGAACAAATCGGGAAATGCAAGTCCTAACTGATAAGATTGATTTGTGATCGTGCCGTCGGGTCGGTTAGTCTTGGGAAATATATTGGTTTCGGCGTAGCCATAGCGGCCGAAAAGACCAAAGCGGCGAGTGACTAACCAATCGAAATTGAAACTATAAGTATTCGCAGTCGCATTCCCCACGCGGCCACCAAAACCGTCATCTGCCACACCGTTTAACGGCTTGCTGTTAGGAGATCCAATTAAGCCACCGATTTGCTGGATGTTGGAACGGCTGTACAAAAAGCGCAAATTAGTCCGATCGCTCGGACTGAATGTTAATTCTGCTGTAGTCGTATTTGTCCCACCAAACAAGCCTTGAGACGGATTGGAAGCGGAATTAAAGACGGAAGTGGGCAAAAATTCCGTACTCTCGCCCAAATAGCCAAAACGCAGTCTCAATGCACGGCCGATATCCCACAAAACCAGAGCACCGGCACCGCGTCTGGTAGCGCTTAACAAAGGGCTGTTGTTAGAATTAAAGCTGCTGGCACCCTCTACGAAAAAGTTAAACCTATTGTTGTCAAAGTAGCGGTAGAAATTAATCCTCGGCCCGACTACTACTTGCAAGCTGTTGCTAAGGGGGAACCGATAGGAAAGTTCCCTCAGGACAACTTCATTAGGATTTCCTCCCGCAGTTTGATCGAGAAAAGGAGTGCCGAATGTATTGAAAAAACCCACCGAAGTAAACTGGTTGGCTGGGGAATTGCCGTTACCTACAGCTAGCTGTGTAATCAATTCGTCTTTCCCTGTAAAGGAAGTAGTGAGGGTCAACCAAACTAACTGGCTGAAAGTGATTTCGGGGTCGTCCACTCTCTGCACAATTGGTCTGTTGGTGACAGGATCGCGTCCGGCTACTCGATCGAGCGGAGCAGCGTTTCCATTTGTTGCTTCAACTCGGACTCGCTCGCCCGCAAAAGCTCCAGTCAGGTTAAACCAAGCAAATCCGTTTAATTTAGTCGTAGTTGAAAATTGGTTGGCTTCTAATTCGGCAGTGCGGGCTTCTAAACCATCGACTCGACCGCGCAAAGTAGCTAATTCTGCTGCAAATTCTTCTTGCAATCTTTGCAAAGCAAGTAAATCTTCTCGCTGGACTAAATTACCAGTAGAACCGCCAAGTTGTTTGGTAATTTGGTCTAAGCAAGCGTTTAATCCGGCGGCGAATTCATACCGAGTCATTGCTCGATTGCCTCGGAATGTGCCGTCTGGATATCCCGCAATGCAGCCGTATCTTTCTACTAGGGATTGCAAGGCTTGAAAAGCCCAATCAGTGGGGCGCACGTCGGAGAGTTGGGAAACAGAGGTGACTTGTGCTGCGTCTTCTTGTATGCTGAGGTCATCAGCCGTGCCCGTCTCGCTGCTGATGTCGGCAACTGTGTTGGCTTCAGCAACTTGTTGAGACTGAGGAGAGTTTGCAATTTCTAACTCCTGGGGGGGCAATTCGCGAATTGCCCCCGTTATTTCTGGGGCTGTTGTGGCACGATCGACTGTTGCTATATCTTGTTTGGGTAAAGCACGATCGACTGTTGCTATATCTGTTTCGGGTAAAGCACGATCGACTGTTGCTATATCTTGTTTGGGTAAAGCACGATCGACTGTTGCTATATCTGTTTGAGGTAAAGCACGATCGACTGTTGCTATATCTGTTTGAGGTAAAGCACGATCGACTGCTGCTATATCTGTTTCGGGTAAAGCACGATTCACCCATGCTGCATCTGTTTCGGGTAAAGGGCGATCGACTGCTGAGTTAGTCTCTGCGGTAATCGCCGCTAACGGCGGTATCTCAATCTTACCTGCTGCCAGCGCTGCGTCTGGGTTAGCCTCCGGGACGGCACTCGCTTCTAGCGCAACTTCTGGAGTTGAGGTATCCTGAATTTGAGCTGTTGCTGCGATCGGCCCCAAAGGCACCGCCGCACCAGAAATTAAGAAAGACAGCCAAAAAGCTTTAAGGGAGGTTGAATTATTCACCATACCACTCACACCACTTGTTGAAAATTAAATTTGGCCAATCTTAAACGATAAGCTTGCTTATAAATGTGTTTGGTTTAACAAATTCTTATAAATATTTAAAATTATTTTAGGAAGCAAGCGATTCCCAATCACTAATCACTACGGACTACTGACTAATTCCCAAAATGAAGTTTTTATTAGTTACAGATTTAGACCACACGCTAGTCGGAGATGACGAAGCAACTCAAGTTTTAAACCAGCGCTTGCAATCAAAACGATCGCAAATTTGTTTGGTTTACGCTACCGGGCGTTCTTATGCTTCAACTTGCGAATTAATTGCCCAAAAGCAACTGCTAGAACCCGACTATTTGCTCGCAGGTGTAGGCAGCGAAATTTACCAAGACGGAACCCTGGACTTAGATTGGGCGGAATATCTTTCTCAAGACTGGGATAAAATGGCAATCGCCTCTTTAGCTCAGCAGTTTTCCCAGCTTAAACCCCAATCCCTAAAAGAACAGAATCCTTGGAAAATCAGTTATTGTTTGGAACCAGCAGCAGAAAATAGTTCGACTCTCCAGACTTTGCAGCAAAAGTTAACTGAATCGCGACTACCAGCTCAAATCATTTTTAGCAGCAATCGCGATGTGGATATTTTGCCGAAAACTAGCAATAAAGGCAATGCCCTTACTTATTTACAAAAGCGCCTGCAAATTCCATCTGAGGCAACATTAGTTTGC includes:
- a CDS encoding HAD family hydrolase codes for the protein MSKYKLIIFDFDGTLAITHKAIVFCFTKTFETFHIAPPAADTIIGTIGINLPNSFKILHPAIEESAIPEWVETYRSYYRTEGEKQVDLFPGTKQMLQLVSKSGLSLGLFSNKHVSFVNLFLRTLKIHSFFDLILGDNGEIIPKPNPTVFHSIIKPLFPELDNSQILMVGDTAIDLLFAKNAGIDVCWAAYGYGDRAQCLALEPTFAIDDISELAVFVQN
- a CDS encoding sucrose-phosphate phosphatase; the encoded protein is MKFLLVTDLDHTLVGDDEATQVLNQRLQSKRSQICLVYATGRSYASTCELIAQKQLLEPDYLLAGVGSEIYQDGTLDLDWAEYLSQDWDKMAIASLAQQFSQLKPQSLKEQNPWKISYCLEPAAENSSTLQTLQQKLTESRLPAQIIFSSNRDVDILPKTSNKGNALTYLQKRLQIPSEATLVCGDSGNDINMFEQDVRGVIVANAMSELLEWHRECGTENHYLAGSACAWGIMEGMAYFWEF
- a CDS encoding PAS domain-containing sensor histidine kinase, which encodes MQIDISIPSETLSPARTGGTPNLIEEVFRLYDRALAATSNGIAIADATRPDKPIVYCNGAFERITGYDRSEIIGQNCRFLQGPDTDGAAVDQIRVALKEQHDCKVVLKNYRKDGTPFWNELTISPVRDSSGIVTHFIGVQADITDRKQAEEALKQAEAKYRSIFENATEGIFQTAPDGRYLSANQALARMYGYDSPSELIAKCSAKNLYADRTRRASFIAEISKNGSLKEFESCVRRKDGSTTWISENVREVRGEGGELLYYEGTVAEIAARKQAEAALRNQQYWLKTAINAVPDAINLTDSEGRWLIANDCALQLLGWETSDYQGKTTAELAAAADPRVREILLTWQETDETTWEAGTLTSSRQIVSLPTGGSNLFEVRKVPLFNPDGSRKGLAVAGRDITQEVEADAALRDSEQRFRAIFERAAIGMVVATLEGVAIATNPAFQAMLGRSEAQLRGVGLDDCAHPEDAPVSRQLRQQLVAGSREAYQIEKRYLRQDGSIRWGRLSASVIDSSQGTPQFILQMVEDITDRKQAESALFQNEAKWRSLILNSSDIITILDASGHIVYESPSVERVLGYEPYELAGQIALDLIHPDDLPSVISDGEKLIANPGDPIALEGRFRRADGSWCFLEGVGINLLADPAVKGIVINSRDMTARRQAEYRLSKINECFLGFTTDAAENIQRLTSLAGELLGGSSAIYSRLGGGLLHAITTWQAPPDYPLVDRAEGHICTDVCSKGSDRAVAIPDLQNTIYAQTDPAVIRYQLQSYLGQAVRLGDNYVGAVCVVYTESIAPTEADCKLIGIIAGAIGVEEERAAAADRDRQKSQELQTALSDLQQTQMQLVQTEKMSSLGQVLAGIAHEINNPVGFVAGNLCHVRGYVLDLLEIVQVYREEYPNPPAKLQQQADDIDLEFLAEDLPKLLSSMQTGCERIVEIIQTLRNFSRADEAKIKTADIHEGLESTLLMLNTRLKAKAKWQGIKVIKEYGELPQINCHPGLLNQVFMNVLANAIDALEESSSQAKDTANSICPTITIQTETIDDKSILIRIKDNGQGIPEDQIVRLFDPFFTTKPVGKGTGLGLSISHQIVVEKHNGKLQCLSEPGKGTEFIIEIPIR
- a CDS encoding porin; the encoded protein is MVNNSTSLKAFWLSFLISGAAVPLGPIAATAQIQDTSTPEVALEASAVPEANPDAALAAGKIEIPPLAAITAETNSAVDRPLPETDAAWVNRALPETDIAAVDRALPQTDIATVDRALPQTDIATVDRALPKQDIATVDRALPETDIATVDRALPKQDIATVDRATTAPEITGAIRELPPQELEIANSPQSQQVAEANTVADISSETGTADDLSIQEDAAQVTSVSQLSDVRPTDWAFQALQSLVERYGCIAGYPDGTFRGNRAMTRYEFAAGLNACLDQITKQLGGSTGNLVQREDLLALQRLQEEFAAELATLRGRVDGLEARTAELEANQFSTTTKLNGFAWFNLTGAFAGERVRVEATNGNAAPLDRVAGRDPVTNRPIVQRVDDPEITFSQLVWLTLTTSFTGKDELITQLAVGNGNSPANQFTSVGFFNTFGTPFLDQTAGGNPNEVVLRELSYRFPLSNSLQVVVGPRINFYRYFDNNRFNFFVEGASSFNSNNSPLLSATRRGAGALVLWDIGRALRLRFGYLGESTEFLPTSVFNSASNPSQGLFGGTNTTTAELTFSPSDRTNLRFLYSRSNIQQIGGLIGSPNSKPLNGVADDGFGGRVGNATANTYSFNFDWLVTRRFGLFGRYGYAETNIFPKTNRPDGTITNQSYQLGLAFPDLFKEGALLTVSYLVPFDFTGGRRFLVSGGGNGGTQYEIEATYYLPLTDYISIVPAFYAIWNANNFDNNPTIFVGNLRTQFSF